The following are from one region of the Sphingomonas oryzagri genome:
- a CDS encoding polysaccharide deacetylase family protein has protein sequence MAESRTDRRLLASIHDVGPRFEAEVDHLADRLSRHLGGPRFAMLVVPDHWGQAPLVGARAFQAKLRNWAASGVEMFVHGWTHRDDNPAKGFKAKHMTAGEGEFSALPEVEALRRMTEARALIEDIIGRPVTGFIAPAWLYSKGAKAALNAAGFAMAEDHMRVWRPADGSVLARGPVVTWASRSKSRIRSSLAFAALARTALRPLETLRIAVHPGDTTVSALLDSIDASVIAATRDRSIGRYADLMKRN, from the coding sequence ATGGCTGAAAGTCGCACGGATCGCCGTCTGCTGGCGTCGATTCACGACGTGGGTCCCCGTTTCGAGGCCGAGGTCGATCACCTCGCCGATCGGCTATCCCGCCATCTGGGCGGCCCGCGTTTCGCCATGCTGGTGGTCCCCGATCATTGGGGCCAGGCGCCGCTGGTGGGTGCCCGTGCCTTTCAGGCGAAGCTGCGGAATTGGGCGGCGAGCGGCGTCGAGATGTTCGTGCATGGCTGGACCCACCGCGACGACAATCCCGCCAAGGGCTTCAAGGCGAAGCACATGACGGCGGGCGAGGGCGAATTCTCCGCGCTGCCCGAGGTCGAGGCGCTGCGCCGCATGACCGAGGCCCGCGCGCTGATCGAGGACATCATCGGCCGGCCGGTCACCGGCTTCATCGCCCCCGCCTGGCTCTACAGCAAAGGTGCGAAGGCGGCGCTGAACGCTGCGGGCTTCGCGATGGCGGAGGATCACATGCGCGTCTGGCGGCCCGCCGACGGCTCCGTGCTGGCGCGCGGACCGGTGGTGACCTGGGCGAGCCGCAGCAAGTCCCGCATCCGGTCGTCGCTGGCGTTCGCGGCACTGGCGCGCACCGCGCTGCGCCCGCTGGAGACGCTGCGGATCGCCGTCCATCCGGGCGACACGACGGTGTCGGCGCTGCTCGACAGCATCGACGCGAGCGTCATCGCGGCGACCCGCGATCGTTCTATCGGCCGCTATGCCGATCTGATGAAGAGGAACTGA
- a CDS encoding efflux transporter outer membrane subunit yields the protein MHRRLAPIILITTLLAGCDLAPRYQRPALAAPSSFPQGPAYPAASGTQDVAAIGWKDFFTDETLRQVIALGLANNRDLRVAAANILAARAQYRAQRADLLPTVSAEGSASVNHGTTVASSGNGTAGGSGTRHSYSADLGISAFELDLFGRVRNLTKAAQEQYFATQAGADATRISLISEIATAWLTMGSDQDQLALSRQTLAAYQQTVDITKAQFDKGIASELDVQQADTNLQDARYDVAQLTTQIAQDQNALNLLVGTTVTADLLPTGIGTGDFTMAELPAGLDSTVLLKRPDVLQAEDQLKGQNANIGAARAAFFPTISLTAAAGTASTALSGLFTGGAWTWSASGSATQTVFDFGKNLANLRYAQAEKQAAIATYEKAVQTAFREVSDALATRGTIGEQIGARSDKVDAANKAATLSLARYKSGIDSFLTTLDAQRTLYAAQQNLVTSRLQRETNLVTLYSTLGGGLTEATTAPPAA from the coding sequence TTGCACCGTCGCCTCGCCCCCATCATCCTGATCACCACCCTGCTTGCCGGCTGCGATCTCGCGCCGCGCTATCAGCGTCCCGCGCTCGCCGCGCCGTCCAGCTTCCCCCAGGGGCCGGCCTATCCGGCAGCCAGCGGCACGCAGGATGTCGCCGCGATCGGCTGGAAGGATTTCTTCACCGACGAGACATTGCGGCAGGTGATCGCGCTCGGCCTCGCCAACAATCGCGACCTGCGCGTGGCCGCCGCCAACATCCTCGCGGCGCGCGCGCAATATCGCGCCCAGCGCGCCGACCTGCTGCCGACCGTGAGCGCCGAAGGCAGCGCCAGCGTAAACCACGGCACGACCGTCGCCTCCTCCGGCAACGGCACGGCGGGCGGCAGCGGTACGCGCCACAGCTATTCGGCCGACCTCGGCATATCCGCCTTCGAGCTGGACCTGTTCGGGCGCGTGCGCAATCTCACCAAGGCCGCACAGGAACAATATTTCGCGACGCAGGCCGGCGCCGATGCAACGCGCATCAGCCTGATCTCCGAGATCGCCACCGCCTGGCTGACGATGGGATCGGACCAGGATCAGCTCGCGCTGTCCAGGCAGACGCTCGCCGCCTACCAGCAGACGGTCGACATCACCAAGGCGCAGTTCGACAAGGGCATCGCCTCCGAGCTGGACGTGCAGCAGGCCGACACCAACCTGCAGGATGCGCGCTACGACGTGGCGCAGCTCACCACCCAGATCGCGCAGGACCAGAATGCGCTGAACCTGCTGGTCGGCACCACCGTCACCGCCGATCTGCTGCCTACCGGCATCGGCACGGGCGACTTCACCATGGCGGAGCTGCCCGCCGGGCTCGATTCGACCGTGCTGCTCAAGCGCCCCGACGTGCTGCAGGCGGAGGACCAGCTGAAGGGCCAGAACGCCAACATCGGCGCGGCGCGCGCGGCCTTCTTCCCGACCATATCGCTCACCGCCGCCGCCGGCACCGCGTCTACCGCGCTGTCGGGCCTGTTCACCGGTGGGGCGTGGACCTGGAGCGCGAGCGGATCGGCGACGCAGACCGTGTTCGATTTCGGCAAGAACCTCGCCAACCTGCGCTACGCGCAGGCGGAGAAGCAGGCGGCGATCGCCACCTATGAGAAAGCGGTACAGACCGCCTTCCGCGAAGTCTCCGATGCGCTCGCCACGCGCGGCACGATCGGGGAGCAGATCGGCGCACGATCGGACAAGGTGGACGCGGCGAACAAGGCGGCGACGCTTTCGCTCGCACGCTACAAGAGCGGCATCGACAGCTTCCTCACCACGCTGGACGCGCAGCGCACGCTCTATGCCGCGCAGCAGAATCTCGTCACCAGCCGGCTGCAGCGCGAGACCAACCTCGTCACGCTCTATTCGACGCTCGGCGGCGGGCTGACCGAGGCGACTACAGCCCCACCGGCGGCTTGA
- a CDS encoding glutathione S-transferase family protein → MLVLHTWTTPNGRKVPILLEELGLSYEIHFVDIGRDEQFQKDFLGVSPNGKIPALVDHGAEDGPLSIFESGAILTYLADKYHGFLAPSGHARWKAQEWLWWQVASLGPMLGQLGFFAVRSKEKAPLAIDRFTQECGRLLGVMEGRLAKCPYLGGEEYSIADIACYPWMVGATTMLKDALGRHLDGKPAIDRWMAALAGRPAVQRGMAIKPPVGL, encoded by the coding sequence ATGCTCGTCCTGCACACCTGGACCACGCCCAACGGCAGGAAGGTGCCGATCCTGCTGGAGGAGCTGGGTCTCTCCTATGAGATCCACTTCGTCGATATCGGCAGGGACGAGCAGTTCCAGAAGGACTTCCTCGGGGTCTCGCCCAACGGGAAGATCCCCGCGCTGGTCGATCACGGCGCGGAGGACGGGCCGCTCTCCATCTTCGAGAGCGGCGCGATCCTCACCTATCTGGCGGACAAGTATCATGGCTTCCTCGCGCCGTCGGGCCATGCCCGGTGGAAGGCGCAGGAATGGCTCTGGTGGCAGGTCGCCAGCCTCGGCCCGATGCTGGGGCAGCTCGGCTTCTTCGCGGTGCGGTCGAAGGAGAAGGCGCCGCTCGCGATTGATCGCTTTACGCAGGAGTGCGGCCGCCTGCTCGGCGTGATGGAGGGGCGGCTGGCGAAATGCCCCTATCTCGGCGGCGAGGAGTATTCGATCGCCGACATCGCCTGCTATCCGTGGATGGTCGGCGCGACGACGATGCTGAAGGACGCGCTAGGCAGGCACCTCGACGGAAAGCCGGCGATCGATCGCTGGATGGCCGCTCTCGCCGGCCGCCCCGCCGTGCAGCGGGGCATGGCGATCAAGCCGCCGGTGGGGCTGTAG
- a CDS encoding sugar porter family MFS transporter, translating into MRQSATSYGGFIALISGVATIGGFLFGFDSGVINGTVEGLQQAFHTSSAGTGFNVASVLLGSAVGAFAAGSLADVYGRRSILIVSAVLFFLSAIGAGAATGSAMFVVARLIGGFAVGAASVLSPAYVAEVTPAATRGKLSTLQQIMINVGLLGSFISNALLAHFAGSATHPLWGGLEAWRWMFWMQTIPSAIFFFALLTIPESPRYLVARGRAQEAHGVLDKIMTDAEAKQKIGEIEASLNRDHKPSLADLKNPATGKVRKVVWAGIGIAGFQQLVGINVIFYYGSVLWQSIGYTEAASLGFNILTGVLAVISCLISSNLVDRVGRKPLLLIGSAGMAVMLIVVAIALSTGTTGADGKLALAYTPGMIAVVSVYIYSIFFNLSWGPVVWVMLGEMFPNQVRGSGLAVSGLSQWVCNFAITMTFPILLGSIGLVGAYAVYAFFALVSIPFVAKLVSETKGVELEAMQG; encoded by the coding sequence ATGCGCCAGAGCGCGACTTCATATGGCGGATTCATCGCGCTGATCAGCGGCGTCGCCACGATCGGCGGCTTCCTGTTCGGCTTCGACAGCGGCGTGATCAACGGCACGGTCGAGGGGCTGCAGCAGGCGTTCCACACCAGCAGCGCGGGCACCGGCTTCAACGTCGCCTCGGTGCTGCTCGGTTCGGCGGTCGGCGCGTTCGCGGCGGGGTCGCTGGCCGACGTCTATGGGCGTCGCTCTATCCTGATCGTCTCGGCGGTGCTGTTCTTCCTGTCGGCGATCGGCGCGGGTGCGGCGACCGGATCGGCGATGTTCGTCGTGGCGCGGCTGATCGGCGGCTTCGCGGTGGGCGCCGCCTCGGTGCTGTCGCCGGCCTATGTCGCCGAGGTGACGCCGGCGGCGACGCGCGGCAAGCTCTCGACGCTGCAGCAGATCATGATCAACGTCGGCCTGCTCGGCTCGTTCATCTCCAACGCCCTGCTCGCGCACTTCGCCGGCAGCGCGACGCACCCGCTATGGGGTGGCCTGGAGGCGTGGCGCTGGATGTTCTGGATGCAGACGATCCCCTCGGCGATCTTCTTCTTCGCGCTGCTCACCATTCCGGAAAGCCCGCGCTACCTCGTCGCGCGTGGCCGCGCGCAAGAGGCTCATGGCGTCCTCGACAAGATCATGACCGACGCCGAGGCGAAGCAGAAGATCGGCGAGATCGAGGCCTCGCTCAACCGCGACCACAAGCCGAGCCTCGCCGACCTGAAGAATCCGGCGACCGGCAAGGTGCGCAAGGTGGTGTGGGCCGGTATCGGCATCGCCGGCTTCCAGCAGCTCGTCGGCATCAACGTGATCTTCTACTACGGATCGGTGCTGTGGCAGTCGATCGGCTATACCGAGGCGGCGTCGCTGGGCTTCAACATCCTGACCGGCGTGCTGGCGGTGATCTCCTGCCTGATCTCGTCGAACCTCGTCGATCGGGTGGGGCGCAAGCCCCTGCTGCTCATCGGATCCGCGGGCATGGCGGTGATGCTGATCGTCGTCGCGATCGCGCTCTCCACCGGCACGACCGGCGCCGACGGCAAGCTCGCGCTCGCTTACACGCCCGGCATGATCGCGGTGGTGAGCGTCTATATCTACTCGATCTTCTTCAACCTGAGCTGGGGCCCTGTCGTCTGGGTGATGCTGGGCGAGATGTTCCCCAACCAGGTGCGCGGATCGGGCCTCGCGGTGTCGGGCCTGTCGCAGTGGGTCTGCAACTTCGCCATCACCATGACCTTCCCGATCCTGCTCGGCTCGATCGGGCTGGTCGGCGCCTATGCGGTCTACGCCTTCTTCGCGCTCGTCTCGATCCCGTTCGTGGCGAAGCTGGTCAGCGAGACCAAGGGCGTCGAGCTGGAGGCGATGCAGGGGTAA